The Topomyia yanbarensis strain Yona2022 chromosome 3, ASM3024719v1, whole genome shotgun sequence nucleotide sequence agtgggttaccagatggctgcattcttacctctcacaacgatccgccttcgttagaattggcactACACGCTCAAGCGCATACGTAACGTcaaccggtgtgcctcaaggaagtcacctagggccactgatctttctcttattcatcaacgacctctgcacccgtatcaactctgaaaaactgctctatgctgatgatctgaaaatctttcgttcaattgcttcagcactcgacactgctgtgctccaagacgatATAGTCAATATAGAGGAATGCTGAACGGTATGCAGATCAACATTGATAAATGTAAGATGATAAGTTTCGGACGCTCGGCAAATATAAGGCGTGGCGAATATACtcttcaagcctgtgtcatcgagcgggtggattctattcatgacctgggagtgttattcgacagaaaacttcgtttcgccgaccacatcactgcaacaacggcgaaggcttttgcaacatagggttttctaaaacggaacgctatcgattttgtggatttcactgaaatctttatactgcgcactggtccggagcactttggagtatgctgtaaaagtatgggcgccatacaacgccgttcaaagtagccgactggagtgcgttcagagaagttttgtacgatatgctctcagaaaattgccttggaacgaccctCCGCGTCTTCCGCagtataataatagatgcatgcatgttgctagatttgccaacactggagtctcgccgcacgttcttgcaaagaatgttcattttcgatatgttgtcgaacaatattgactgtcccgatGTTCTCTCAAGGATTCATTAATTTGTTCCCCCTCGTGatataaggaatcgtccgctTCTGTGCATTACCAGGCACCGCACAGCATATGGCCAGAATAATCCGCTAGACAGATGTTGTAGCAGATTCAATGAAACTGTTTTTGTTTATGActtccataccactaaatctaattataagttagtaattagaaatttttaacattgacactagcaatagctttaagtgtaatctgtacgatatgtatagaatatgtaataataaataaataataataactatgacccgtgtttacattttcacagttatctgcagtatagaaaaaatcaaataaatacaagcCAACGAGGTAAACTAACTGCAACTGTTCAGAGAACAAAAGGTGAAATCCGAAATCTTGTTAGCTGTCGCAAATTGATGCGGAAACAGCTTAAAGCTGTAATTTTATTCAGAGTTAGATAACGCATGTAAACAATATAAGTAACTCACAAATTTCGGTGTGCGAATCAATTTTAATCCGGGGAAGACTATTCCTCCACTTTAAACTATCTGTGATCAAAATTCTAGGTTAAGCATGAGCTCCAATGCGTACAGCTTTAGTTCTACTCACTGTGATAATGATCTGTGATTTTAGTTTTAAGTCCTAGCTGTAAGTTAGTTTAAGTCAATTTAACACTGAAAAGAGCAAACAACTTTACTATTAAATTTTACAAGCTTTAGATTAAAGCAAAATGAACTCCTGCCTCCTAACTTACGTCTGATCGCGTTCGATGttgcaaagaaaaaaagattGTGCAAACGGAAATAACTGCTGATGGCAAGCCATGTCATCTTCCCGCGTCAATTGACAGTTCATACCGGTTGACGCGCCGCTTGCATTAGGCCGCGTTCACAGTGGTTGCGTTCGCATAGTAAGGCCGTGTCCACACTGCGAAGCAGTGCTGGCGGTAACATCCTCTCCCCCGTAACACTGGTCACCGGTCCCAGTTTTACCATCTGGCTCAACCTCCAACACGGCCAATTTTGACACCGGTCTACGCAGTAACCCCCTCGCAGTCTGAACCACAGCTTGCCGAACGCGTCCGTCTTCGGCAGTCGCAACTTCCTTCACTCTTCCACGTAGCCAGCCATTTCGGCGAGTGTCATCAACTACGAGGACCAGATCTCCAACAGCTACGGGAGTCACTTCTCCGAACCACTTCATCCGCTTAGTGAGCATCGGGAGGTATTCCTGAACCCAACGCTTCCAAAATATGTCCAGTTGATGCTGTATAAGGTTCCAGGAACTCTTCACCGCATAGGCAGGGTCACTAATGTTAACAGCCGGCTGACGCACTCCCTTAGAGCTTCCTAATAGGAAGTGGTTTGGTGTTAGAGCCTCACCATCGGCAGCGTCTAAAGGTAAGTAGGTAAGTGGTCGACTGTTGACGATACCCTCGGCTTCGACGACTAATGTTTCCAGTCCTTCATCGTCCAACTTTCGATCGTTCTTGTAAGCAGCTTCCATTGCCGACTTAACTGACCGCACCATCCTTTCCCACGCGCCACCCATGTGAGGTGCTCCTGGCGGGATGAAATTCCACTTTGTATCTTCATTTGTGAACGTCGCTGCCAATTCGTTTTCGATTTCTTCCTGCAGCAAACGTTTGGCACCTTGGAAGTTGGTACCATTGTCGGTATAGATTTCCGCTGGCGCTCCTCGCCGACAAACGAAACGGCGAATACACTTGACGCACGACGGTGTAGACAGGCTATGGGCAACCTCAACATGGACGGCACGTGTGGTGAGACACGTGGATAGGCAGATCCAACGTTTGGCAGCGCTCCTTCCCACTTTCACCAAGAACGGCCCAAAGAAGTCTATGCCGGTGTAGGTAAACGGCCGACAGAACGATGACAATCGAGCCACAGGCAGCGGTGCCATTCGAGGAACCTTCGGGTTCGCTTTCGCGACTTTACACCACTGGCATGCAGCCGCAACTTGCTTCACCACCGTCCTTAACCGTGAAATGTTGTAGTACTGCCGAACTTCATTCACTACCGTCTCCGAGTTCCCATGCCGGCAGGCTCGATGAAAGTCGTGGACCACAAGCTTCGTTACATGGTGTTTTCTTGGGAGAATCGCCGGGAACCTGGCATCGAATGCGGCATGTGGTGCGGCTCCAATTCGTCCATCAACGCGCAGCACTCCGTGTTCATCCATTGTCGGCGTTGTTTGATACAAACGGCTTGTCTTAGGCAACTCCGTTTGTCCTCTCGTAAGCGAGGCCATTTCTGCGGGAAACTCCTGCCACTGTACCATCCGTATTATCGTGCTCTTCGCTTTTCTCAGCTCGTCCTGACTCAGATGCAGTAGTTCCGGCTTCTCATTTCTTCGCCTCCGCTGACAGTTGTCTATGAAACGGTGTACATATGCTACTGCTCCAAGAAGTCGTCTCCACCTTGAGAACCGGGCGAAATCCACCACACACTCCGGAATAGTCGCTCCTTGGATCACCAAGCAGGGCCGTAGTTCTTCTTCAGGAGCCGTTGATGTTTTCACTTGCTCCGGCCAATTGTCTTCGGACAGCCGCAAAAACTTAGGTCCCTTAAACCATTCGTCGCATTCTTTCGGGCATGAGTTCTTTCCCCACTTCGTGGCAGCGTCCGCTGGATTCGATTTGCTGGGAACCCACCGCCATTCAGCTACATCCGTTGTAGAAAGAAGCTCTCCTACTCGGCAGGCAACGTACTGCTTGTACCGACGATGATCGGCTCGTAACCAGGCCAGCACTGTTGCGGAATCACTCCACAGAAACCGCTGTTTGACTTTAACACTGTGGTTCTCCTGCACGAACGACATCAAGCGGCTGCCCAATACCGCTGCTTGAAGCTCCAAACGGGGAATCGAGAGGGGTTTCAGTGGAGCGACCTTTGTTCTTGCCGCAACTAACGAGCATTCGGCTTTGCCTTCTATGTCAATCACTCTGAAGTATCTTCGGGAACAGAGCGGTCCACCTAGCCCAACGTTCGAATATTTCTTCCGGCACCCTTTCGTCCCACTGCAGTCCGGCTCGCCACACGTCCTGAAGTAGGATCTTGCCGTGCACGAGGTACACACTAAGAAGCCCCAGTGGATCAAATATTCCCATCAAGCACTTCAATATCTGTCGTTTAGTTGGCCGCTCGTCTTCATTTAATACACGTTGAATTTCCTCCTTCAAATTCATCGAGAACCGCAGCTCATCGTCGGTCGTCTGCCACAGCATGCCGAGCACTCGATCGCCGTCCGTTGTACTCAAGCAGAGATTCTTGCTGGCGTTGGTAGCTTCCTCGTTCAGTCCACGTAGAACTTCGGCACTGTTCGACAACCAATTTCTAAGGTGGAATCCTCCTTTCTGATGGATTGCTCCGACTGCGCGGGAAACTCTTTCGGCCTCATCCACACTCTCGAAGCTATCCAGATAGTCGTCCACGTAGTGGTTTCTCTGGATTCCCTCGACAGCTCGGGGATAGCGAGCGACGAATTCTTCGGCGTTTTTGTTCTTCGCATACTGGGCTGATGCTGGCGAACACGTGGATCCAAAGGTCGCCACGTCCATAATGTACGTTTCGACAGGCCTTGATGGATCGCTCCGGAACAAGAAGCGCTGAGAATGACGATCCGGTTCACAGATTAACAACTGGTGGAACATTTCACGGATGTCTGCCGAAACTCCCACCTTGTACTGACGAAAACGCAGCAGAACTCCGGGAAGCGAAGATAACTGATCCGGGCCTTTTAGTAGCATGGAGTTTAGGGATATTCCATCTACTTTCGCTGCCGCGTCCCATATAAGGCGGACTTTGCCCGGTTTCCGGGGGTTCGTAACTACTCCTAACGGCAAATACCACACTCGTTTAGGATCGGCTAGTGCGAGCTCCTTCTGAGTTGCACGGTGCGCATAGCCTTTCAGCTGATACTCCGCTATTTGCTTCTTCAGATTGGCTGCCAGCTCGGGATCTCGCAGCATCCTACGCTCCAGACATTCGAAACGCTTCACCGCCATGTTGTAGCTGTCCGGGAATTCTATTTCGTCGTACCTCCACAGTAGGCCAGTTTGGAATTGTTCTCCTACTCGGATAGTCGTCCGCTCCATAATCTCCCTAGCTCGCGTGTCTTCTACAGATTCCAGCACGACTGGCGGTTGAACTCCGGCATCCTCCATAGAAAAATAGTCTTTCACTGCATTGTGCAGCTCCTGGTCGCCGGTACCGGCACATTCACAAGCGTGATAATTCAACGAATGCGTATCCCTACTTTCACCACCGCCAAATATGCACCATCCTAACCTTGTTTTCACGGCAATAGGCTCGGTTCTCTTTCCTTCTCTTGCCTGCAGCGGTACCGTGAGGTTCGCATTGTTAACGCCGATCAGCAGACGGGGAATCGCTTTCGTGTAGCTAGCGATCGGCAGACCTTGCAGATGGCGGTAGTGTCGCGCCAGCTTGTCGTAATCTAGATTCTGTTCCGGTAAAGTAAGCTCATTTACAGTACGAACGTCGTTGATCGTGAACTGCTTGTTGCTATTGGCTCCCCTGATGAAAACTCTCACTTGCTTCGATTCCGATTCAACTCTGGTGACGTTTCCGGTCCACTTCATACACAACGGTGTCTTCCGACCGTCGATACCCAATTGCTCCACCAGGCTGTTCTCGATGAGCGACAAGTCCGAACCATCATCCAGAAATGCGAAAGTTTCAATGGTCGCTCGTGGCCCACGGAGAACGACAGGAATTATGCGGAAAAGAAAAGTCTGCTTGCCTTGCCGATGTGTATGGTTCTGAACAATAGACAATTCTTGGGTTGGTCGCTGGTTTGCATTGGATCGATTTGAATGTAGCAGTGCATGATGACGGTAGGTACATCCATCGATCACGCACAGCGTCGCGTTTCTGCAGCTTCTCTTCCCATGTGCGTTGAGACAACTCCGGCAAAGACCTTTATCTCGTACGAAGTTCCATCGGCTGTCCACAGTATACGCCTTAAATGCGGTGCATTCTGCTAGACGGTGACCTGATTTCTTGCAGCATATACACGCTCGATCCTTTTCGCTCACTACCTCACGAACGGATTCTGCTTCGTTGCTATGCGTGTTCACCGCTCCTTTGTGTCTCGGCTTCTGCTGACTACTGTTACTTTCGCCGGTGTAGTTTGACACACTGCAAACGGCTGTGACGACTTTGAGCATAAAATCTCCAAACGCCTTGAGGTTTACTACCGGGTGCTGTTGTATGTAGTCCGCCCACTGCATCTTGGTGTGTACAGGTAGCTTCTCCACCAGCTCCATCAGCAACGTAGGATTCGAGAGATGTTCCTGCTGTCCCGCTGCTTCCAGGTGGTCGCAGAGGCTGCGCACAGCCATGCCGAAGTCGATTATAGTTTCCAATTTCTCCGCCTTCGGTGCCTGGACACTGCGCACTTTTTGTAACAATGCACCGATTAATAACCCGGGTCGCCCGTATAACAACCGAAGAGTATCGATCACTTGAGGCACTGATTCCGGAAGCAGCAACCTGCTTTTGACAGATTCGTACGCGTGCCCTTTCAGGCAACGTTGAAGACGCGAAAGTTTCTCGGCACTATTGTAACCGCACGCCAGCGAACTATTCATAAAGCTACTGATGAAGATTGGCCAATCAACAGGATTGCCAGAGAACGAAGGTAGATCGCGGGACATCACTTGACGCGCGGCTAGCtgcgagggggagggggtgtatTGTTCAACGACAGGCAGTCCCGGCGGAGGGGGAACTATGCCTGTAGATAGTGACGGATTTACGTGTGGCATAGGGCCAACATTTGACAGTTCCATATTGGGAAAAACTGTCCCATTTGCCAGTGGCGTATGGCCTACGATTGGCGGTCCCGCAGTTGCGGATACTAATCCGGAATGTATACTTGGATTTGCCTGTGGCGCAAGGCCAACATTCGATCCCGTCGAGGGAAAAACTGTATTCATGTTGTTCGATGGAACCGTGGCCGAGGCTGCCAacgttccgaactgtttcatTATGTGTTGGAGGGAGCATCCATAGTTGGATGGTAATGGTACACTAGTAGGTGGATAATTCAGTGGCTTACCTTGATGTGCTACGGGGGGAACGGGGGGCTGGACTTTACCTCTCGAACCTGCTACCTGCTGTCTCTGAGTGATCGCGCCGGTATACTGCTGCTGATCACAAACGGTGAGACCCGGTTGTTGAGGGTCGAACAAATTGCCCAGGGTTGTTACTACGGGGGGCACGAGGAATTCACCCTGTTGACTCCGATGTGCCTTTGGGATCGCGCCGGTATACAGCTGCTGATCCCGAACGATGAGACCCGATTGGTGAGGGTTGAACGAATTTCCACACGTTGGCGCTACGGGGGGCTGGACTTTACCTCTCGAACCTGCTACCTGCTGTCTCTGAGTGATCGCGCCGGTATACTGCTGCTGATCACAAACGGTGAGACCCGATTGTTGAGGGTCGAACAAATTGCCCAGTGTTGATACTACGGGGGGCACGGGAAATTCACCCCGTTGACTCCGATGTGCCTTTGGGATCGCGCCGGTATACTGCTGCTGATCCCGAACGATGAGACCCGATTGGTGAGGGTCGAACGAATTTCCACACGTTGGTGCTGCGGGGGGAACGGGGGGCTGGACTGCGGGGAGCACGGAGAATTCCAATTGTGGGTTCTTAGGTGTTTTCGGCATCGCGCCGGTATACTGCTGCTGATCTCGAGTAACCAGACCTGGTTCCGATGGGTTAACCACCTGTCCCAACGTTGGTTCTCGATCGCATAATTGCATGGCCGGGGAAGCTGCTGCCCCGCCTGTCGGTTGATCCATCTGCTGACCATGCGCGCTTGCACCCTGTTCCATGCACTGCTGTTGCCACTGCTTTACTCTATCCTGGCTCGTCCTGTGACTGATCCGGCTCCTATTACTAGCCGTTTCTTCCAACTCCTCCTCCAGCTGGTGTTTCTCTGCTAGATGACGTTGCTCTAATTCCTGCTGCTCTTTCAGTCGCTGCATCTTCATCCGTGCCGCCTTTGCGTTGGAAGTGGGAGTGCACACACTCACCGGCAAACAATGCCTACATGTCCACGGCCGGTCTGCAACAGACGATGTGACTTGAGCACATGACATGTGCCACCAACCATCGCATCGGTCGCATTGAACGCAATCATCGGCCGATTCCGGATGGGCGCAGCAAACACAATCCGATGATTTTCCCTGCTCGGGCGTTTTGAGGTTGGGATCCGTATTTGGCATGGTGAAATTCAGCTGGGCACAATTCGATACCTTTCCCGGCCACGAAATTTCTTTAAGATTTTGTTCAGAGAACAA carries:
- the LOC131688204 gene encoding uncharacterized protein LOC131688204, which encodes MSFVQENHSVKVKQRFLWSDSATVLAWLRADHRRYKQYVACRVGELLSTTDVAEWRWVPSKSNPADAATKWGKNSCPKECDEWFKGPKFLRLSEDNWPEQVKTSTAPEEELRPCLVIQGATIPECVVDFARFSRWRRLLGAVAYVHRFIDNCQRRRRNEKPELLHLSQDELRKAKSTIIRMVQWQEFPAEMASLTRGQTELPKTSRLYQTTPTMDEHGVLRVDGRIGAAPHAAFDARFPAILPRKHHVTKLVVHDFHRACRHGNSETVVNEVRQYYNISRLRTVVKQVAAACQWCKVAKANPKVPRMAPLPVARLSSFCRPFTYTGIDFFGPFLVKVGRSAAKRWICLSTCLTTRAVHVEVAHSLSTPSCVKCIRRFVCRRGAPAEIYTDNGTNFQGAKRLLQEEIENELAATFTNEDTKWNFIPPGAPHMGGAWERMVRSVKSAMEAAYKNDRKRCRW
- the LOC131688205 gene encoding uncharacterized protein LOC131688205; the encoded protein is MPNTDPNLKTPEQGKSSDCVCCAHPESADDCVQCDRCDGWWHMSCAQVTSSVADRPWTCRHCLPVSVCTPTSNAKAARMKMQRLKEQQELEQRHLAEKHQLEEELEETASNRSRISHRTSQDRVKQWQQQCMEQGASAHGQQMDQPTGGAAASPAMQLCDREPTLGQVVNPSEPGLVTRDQQQYTGAMPKTPKNPQLEFSVLPAVQPPVPPAAPTCGNSFDPHQSGLIVRDQQQYTGAIPKAHRSQRGEFPVPPVVSTLGNLFDPQQSGLTVCDQQQYTGAITQRQQVAGSRGKVQPPVAPTCGNSFNPHQSGLIVRDQQLYTGAIPKAHRSQQGEFLVPPVVTTLGNLFDPQQPGLTVCDQQQYTGAITQRQQVAGSRGKVQPPVPPVAHQGKPLNYPPTSVPLPSNYGCSLQHIMKQFGTLAASATVPSNNMNTVFPSTGSNVGLAPQANPSIHSGLVSATAGPPIVGHTPLANGTVFPNMELSNVGPMPHVNPSLSTGIVPPPPGLPVVEQYTPSPSQLAARQVMSRDLPSFSGNPVDWPIFISSFMNSSLACGYNSAEKLSRLQRCLKGHAYESVKSRLLLPESVPQVIDTLRLLYGRPGLLIGALLQKVRSVQAPKAEKLETIIDFGMAVRSLCDHLEAAGQQEHLSNPTLLMELVEKLPVHTKMQWADYIQQHPVVNLKAFGDFMLKVVTAVCSVSNYTGESNSSQQKPRHKGAVNTHSNEAESVREVVSEKDRACICCKKSGHRLAECTAFKAYTVDSRWNFVRDKGLCRSCLNAHGKRSCRNATLCVIDGCTYRHHALLHSNRSNANQRPTQELSIVQNHTHRQGKQTFLFRIIPVVLRGPRATIETFAFLDDGSDLSLIENSLVEQLGIDGRKTPLCMKWTGNVTRVESESKQVRVFIRGANSNKQFTINDVRTVNELTLPEQNLDYDKLARHYRHLQGLPIASYTKAIPRLLIGVNNANLTVPLQAREGKRTEPIAVKTRLGWCIFGGGESRDTHSLNYHACECAGTGDQELHNAVKDYFSMEDAGVQPPVVLESVEDTRAREIMERTTIRVGEQFQTGLLWRYDEIEFPDSYNMAVKRFECLERRMLRDPELAANLKKQIAEYQLKGYAHRATQKELALADPKRVWYLPLGVVTNPRKPGKVRLIWDAAAKVDGISLNSMLLKGPDQLSSLPGVLLRFRQYKVGVSADIREMFHQLLICEPDRHSQRFLFRSDPSRPVETYIMDVATFGSTCSPASAQYAKNKNAEEFVARYPRAVEGIQRNHYVDDYLDSFESVDEAERVSRAVGAIHQKGGFHLRNWLSNSAEVLRGLNEEATNASKNLCLSTTDGDRVLGMLWQTTDDELRFSMNLKEEIQRVLNEDERPTKRQILKCLMGIFDPLGLLSVYLVHGKILLQDVWRAGLQWDERVPEEIFERWARWTALFPKILQSD